In Halorhabdus tiamatea SARL4B, a genomic segment contains:
- a CDS encoding YhbY family RNA-binding protein codes for MSEVTPDNAMHDLDVTVWVGKNGLEAVVDELNDQLHERGLVKVKFLRAARSEGEPAALAEELADRTNASVVDTRGHTTVLKR; via the coding sequence ATGAGCGAGGTTACACCGGACAATGCGATGCACGACTTGGACGTGACAGTCTGGGTCGGCAAGAACGGTCTCGAGGCCGTCGTCGACGAGCTGAACGATCAATTACACGAGCGGGGGCTCGTGAAGGTCAAGTTCCTCCGTGCGGCCCGTTCGGAGGGCGAACCCGCCGCACTCGCCGAGGAGCTTGCTGACCGAACGAACGCATCGGTCGTCGATACACGCGGTCATACGACAGTGCTGAAACGATGA